A genomic region of Methanomassiliicoccales archaeon contains the following coding sequences:
- a CDS encoding radical SAM protein — protein sequence MNSDVLIIDGFVDEPASLGVPPYISPQIRAIAGAVLDAGATPHYISINDLRERIKPPEAQISVFFGGVSVPGKYLRAMPASRNEIIQFSKALPGIKILGGPATFDEYYEETGLFNHVAKRDAAACVYDFLKSGKFSARWRTVEEWNRWLIEGAPVVKKHPDYPQPLIAEIETYRGCIRYRSGGCSFCIEPLKGAPLFREPEDIIREIRTLKRLGVRNFRLGGQTCFISYKAEGFHDNLKLNPQAIETLLSGIADIGVDVIHLDNANPAVIAEHPEDAREILETIVDYCTSGNVLALGMESADPVVIERNNLNATPEQVFAAIKLINDVGAEVGDNGLPKLLPGLNFIIGLDGETKKTLEHNLAFLRFVLREGLLLRRINVRQVMPIRREFRQGVAHTDFLRFKETVRKEIDNPMLQRVAPAGTVLRRVYLEMRDGKKTFGRQIGTYPLLVGFDYPLELGRFVDAIVVGWGYRSVTAIEFPFPINTAPLAAVRCLPSIGEKRAIRILKARPFRGLSELMSVLDDPSIAEEIAPIITFDVTERPISEGNASVSVVRKTRKK from the coding sequence ATGAATTCCGATGTTCTTATCATCGATGGCTTTGTTGATGAGCCCGCGTCGCTCGGTGTCCCGCCGTATATCTCACCACAGATCAGGGCGATCGCGGGGGCCGTTCTAGACGCGGGGGCGACCCCTCATTACATATCAATCAATGACTTGAGAGAACGAATCAAACCACCTGAGGCGCAGATCAGCGTTTTCTTCGGTGGGGTTTCAGTTCCTGGGAAATATCTGAGAGCAATGCCAGCATCGCGGAACGAAATTATTCAATTTTCCAAAGCATTACCAGGGATCAAGATTCTTGGCGGCCCTGCGACGTTCGACGAATACTACGAAGAGACAGGACTTTTCAACCACGTCGCGAAGAGGGATGCAGCCGCATGCGTTTACGATTTTCTTAAATCAGGTAAATTCTCGGCAAGGTGGAGGACGGTGGAAGAATGGAATCGCTGGTTGATCGAGGGGGCACCCGTTGTCAAAAAACACCCCGATTATCCTCAGCCACTGATTGCTGAAATTGAAACATATCGGGGGTGTATTCGTTACCGATCGGGTGGGTGTTCGTTCTGTATCGAGCCGCTCAAGGGCGCACCACTGTTTCGAGAGCCTGAGGACATTATTCGGGAGATCAGAACATTGAAGCGCCTTGGCGTGAGAAATTTCAGACTCGGTGGGCAGACCTGTTTCATATCATACAAAGCTGAGGGTTTTCATGACAATCTCAAACTCAATCCGCAGGCGATCGAAACTCTTCTCTCAGGAATTGCCGACATCGGCGTCGATGTGATCCACCTGGATAACGCCAATCCAGCGGTGATTGCTGAGCATCCAGAAGATGCAAGAGAGATTCTTGAAACTATAGTGGATTATTGTACAAGTGGTAACGTTCTGGCACTCGGAATGGAAAGTGCGGATCCGGTCGTCATTGAAAGGAACAATCTCAATGCCACACCAGAACAGGTCTTCGCCGCGATTAAATTAATAAATGATGTCGGAGCTGAAGTTGGGGACAATGGTCTGCCTAAGCTGCTTCCAGGTCTCAATTTCATTATTGGACTGGATGGTGAAACCAAGAAAACGCTTGAACACAATTTGGCCTTTCTACGTTTTGTTTTGAGAGAGGGGCTACTACTTAGAAGGATCAATGTGAGGCAGGTTATGCCCATTAGGAGGGAATTTAGGCAAGGAGTCGCCCATACAGATTTTCTCAGGTTTAAAGAGACGGTGAGGAAGGAGATCGATAACCCGATGCTGCAGCGAGTCGCCCCAGCTGGAACCGTACTGCGGAGAGTCTATTTGGAGATGAGAGACGGAAAGAAGACATTCGGTCGACAGATCGGAACATACCCCCTACTTGTCGGATTCGATTATCCCCTTGAGCTTGGACGTTTTGTTGATGCAATCGTCGTTGGCTGGGGTTACAGAAGTGTTACCGCAATTGAATTCCCCTTTCCAATCAATACAGCACCACTTGCCGCAGTGAGGTGTCTACCGTCAATCGGCGAGAAGAGGGCTATTCGAATTCTGAAAGCAAGACCGTTCAGAGGATTATCAGAATTGATGAGTGTACTCGACGACCCATCCATCGCTGAGGAAATCGCCCCTATCATCACATTCGACGTCACTGAAAGACCGATAAGTGAGGGCAACGCGAGCGTATCAGTGGTTCGGAAGACGCGGAAAAAATGA
- a CDS encoding DNA primase large subunit PriL: MDPRRLARFPFLKEAIAYVKENDVDLNDLLQEFIFSEARSRGKRRVMDAIIEGEVGTYPISTDEECLLEILSYPVARMIVSCVNDSYLIKRYALAEAVTMNKRLVLESAESVASIADELGVKVAIIDESLRMHFSDYLRYTSKMRSTDWKLVNTEVENGYVYLNKHRFARVLQQALQEKIENELPLEVSNEILQRFSKDLAEIRTALETRIAKYKAEDLGRISIIKLPPCMRKLVGMIQAGENIPHSGRFAITAFLHGIGLSQEEILKLFSSSPDFDQSKTRYQIEHITGEISGTKYTAPECSTMKSYGLCYEPDSLCRKITHPFNYYRTRSRKRKEISSESNQSKVAGDKK, translated from the coding sequence ATGGATCCACGTCGCCTTGCAAGATTTCCGTTCTTAAAAGAAGCGATTGCGTATGTGAAGGAGAACGATGTGGATCTCAATGATCTCCTACAGGAATTTATTTTCTCAGAGGCGAGGAGTCGTGGGAAAAGGAGAGTAATGGACGCAATTATCGAAGGGGAAGTCGGGACCTATCCGATCTCAACAGATGAAGAGTGCTTACTCGAAATACTCAGCTATCCCGTCGCTCGAATGATCGTATCCTGCGTAAACGATAGCTACCTGATCAAACGTTACGCACTGGCCGAAGCGGTCACAATGAATAAGAGGCTGGTCCTTGAAAGTGCCGAATCCGTCGCATCCATTGCTGACGAGCTCGGGGTCAAAGTCGCGATCATAGACGAATCGCTGAGAATGCATTTTTCCGATTATTTGAGATACACCTCAAAAATGCGTAGTACTGATTGGAAGCTTGTTAACACGGAAGTGGAGAACGGGTATGTTTATCTGAACAAACACCGGTTTGCAAGAGTGCTCCAACAGGCGCTACAAGAGAAGATCGAAAATGAATTGCCACTTGAAGTATCAAATGAAATCCTGCAACGATTTTCTAAAGATCTCGCAGAAATTCGAACGGCGCTTGAGACAAGGATAGCGAAGTATAAGGCCGAAGACCTCGGAAGAATCAGTATCATTAAGCTACCCCCATGCATGAGAAAACTCGTAGGAATGATTCAAGCAGGCGAGAATATCCCGCACAGCGGTAGGTTTGCAATAACCGCTTTTCTCCATGGGATAGGGCTCTCCCAAGAAGAGATCCTTAAGCTTTTTTCAAGCTCACCAGATTTCGATCAATCGAAAACCCGCTATCAGATCGAGCACATCACAGGGGAAATTTCTGGTACGAAATATACTGCGCCTGAGTGTTCGACAATGAAAAGCTACGGCCTCTGTTATGAGCCCGATTCGCTTTGCAGAAAAATCACACATCCATTTAATTATTACCGAACTAGAAGCAGAAAACGAAAAGAGATCAGTTCTGAGTCAAATCAATCAAAGGTCGCTGGTGATAAAAAATAG